A segment of the Pseudomonadota bacterium genome:
TTTATGCCCGGGGCAGGCTCAAATTCATACATCGTTATTACAGGACCAGGTCTTACCTCGGTAACCTTCCCGTCTATCCCGTAATCCTTTAATTTCTTTTCGAGTATGCTTGCATTGAGCTGGATACTCTCCTTGTCTACCCTTACCTCCTTTTTCTCAACAGGGTCAAGCAAAGACACGGGCGGCAGTTTATAGGGCCCTATGTCTTTAAAGAAATCAAAGGATTCCTGAACAACCTTTTTCTCTATCTTTGGTTCTTCTTTATGTTCCTCTGTTACCTTTATCTCTTTTCTCCGTTCCACTGACCTTTTCCTCATTACCCTCTCCTCAATGATAGAGAGAAGCGGTGCCTGTACAATGAGAAATAGAGAAATAAGGAAGAGGATAATTGATATAAGGTAACTGCCAAAATTACTAAAAAGGTTTACAAGGGTCTTTTCAAGCAATAAACCGAGGAAACCTGAAAATGGTATCCCAACACCCCTCAATTGTATCCTCCCCACGATCATCTCTAAGAGCAAAGAGAGAGACAGAAAAAGGAGGGCAAGCCCTGATGAGAGTACAAGGGGATAAGGGGGTTGCTTCTTTTTGAGATAAAATGCTGAAAAGAGGAGTGTAAAGGCAGGTAAAAGGTAGCTCATCATCCCAAATATCTGAATAAGAAGGTCAGATATATAAGACCCTACCTTCCCACACAGGTTTTTTACCGTCCCCCCGGCAAGGGTATTAAAGGAAGGGTCAAAGGGATGGTATGAAAGTAAACTTACAAGGAGAAATATGAAGAGGCCTAATAATCCAATCCCGAGGATCTCCTTTTTTAGTTCTCCTGACATATCTAATTCTTCACTCTCAATTCTTCATTTTTCATTGTTGTTTAACTCTCCCGACATCCTGTTAGCCTTTTAATTTGTACTTTCATCGTTCTACACTCACCACTTATCACTTTATTTCCTTATATGCCATTAACCTCTCGATATGCCTTCTCACCTCAAGCATTATCTTCGTTTTTGCAGAACGGCTTTCTTCTTCAATATGCATCGGTTCGCCTATCCTTATATATATTATCCCTTTTTCTTTTGGAATAAAACTACCTTTTGGTTGTAATCTGCTTGTCCCCCATATACCAACAGGCACAATGGGAACCCTTGCACGAAGGGCGAGAGAAAACCCGCCCTTCTTAAAAGGAAGGAGGCTCCCATCCTTACTCCTTGTCCCTTCGGGAAAGATGATGATGTTCATCCCTTCCTTGATTTTGCGGGCTGCTTCATCTATTGCCTTTAATGCCTCTCTTGGATTTTTTCTGTCAAGGCTTATGTATCCTGCCCTCTTCATTGTCCATCCAAAAAAAGGTATAAAGAAAAGCTCCCTTTTGGCTATCCATTTAAAAGATAAGGGGAGCGCAGAAAGAAGGGCAAAAATATCAAGGGCGCTCTGGTGGTTGCACATGAATATATAAGGAGGATTTGATATACCCTCTAACCCTTCAAGGGAAACACTTATACCGCCTATCTTCAGGTGAATACTTGCCCATAGCCTTGCAATCCTGTGAATTGCCTCCCCTTTGCTATCAAAGGGGGACACAACAAGGGCTACCATGGAAAGAAATATCGTGGTAAATATAAGGTTCAGGAAAGAGAGTGCTTTCCTCATTTCACTTCTTTTTCAAGGGCATTAATAATATCTTTCACCTCTGCCCTCACTCGCATGTCTATATCATAAGGAGAGACATCCTGTCTGTCAGCTTCCATGATTTTTTCATTATATCTTATGAAACCGAGGAAAGAAAATTCTTTGAGGCCTTCTTTTATAAGGGCTATATCTCCTTCGTGTGCCACCTTGTTCCCCACAATATATACATGTTTTATCCTGAGGTCAGTAGCAAGCCTTTTCACCTGAT
Coding sequences within it:
- a CDS encoding lysophospholipid acyltransferase family protein, encoding MRKALSFLNLIFTTIFLSMVALVVSPFDSKGEAIHRIARLWASIHLKIGGISVSLEGLEGISNPPYIFMCNHQSALDIFALLSALPLSFKWIAKRELFFIPFFGWTMKRAGYISLDRKNPREALKAIDEAARKIKEGMNIIIFPEGTRSKDGSLLPFKKGGFSLALRARVPIVPVGIWGTSRLQPKGSFIPKEKGIIYIRIGEPMHIEEESRSAKTKIMLEVRRHIERLMAYKEIK